One genomic region from Deltaproteobacteria bacterium encodes:
- a CDS encoding ABC transporter permease subunit translates to MNASRLGTVWVLAKREIRSSLYGYGIYLAVLISQVIASFVLINYLRAVTRDGMLITASPLAYPLFIATAVCAIYLALAAVTSISREKDMQTLEVLFYGPVDYVVYILAKYIKGLLSYGFIVLFFAVYFAAVSMVCNLGISAKFWGVILLSLFLSSCVITFGIFVSTLSRSVRTSVVLFLGIVGALVAVQVIHGTLTQVEEAGLSLPVVYLRNTLGIINSAVKWVSPFYYLNEGMEAVSIGSFTKYALSGGASLVYSAAALLLSTLVLKRKGVRKSGGM, encoded by the coding sequence ATGAACGCTTCGAGATTGGGTACGGTTTGGGTGCTGGCCAAGCGGGAGATCCGTTCGAGCCTTTACGGTTACGGTATTTACCTGGCTGTGCTGATCTCCCAGGTTATCGCCTCTTTCGTTCTCATCAACTACCTGAGGGCGGTCACGCGGGACGGCATGCTCATCACTGCAAGTCCCCTGGCCTACCCCCTGTTCATCGCCACGGCTGTCTGTGCGATCTATCTCGCTCTTGCCGCGGTGACCTCGATTTCCCGTGAGAAGGACATGCAGACCCTGGAGGTTCTATTCTACGGGCCCGTGGACTACGTGGTTTACATCCTTGCCAAGTATATCAAGGGGCTGCTTAGCTATGGTTTCATAGTCCTTTTTTTCGCGGTCTATTTCGCGGCCGTCTCCATGGTATGCAACCTCGGAATCTCGGCAAAGTTCTGGGGGGTCATTCTTCTCTCCCTCTTTCTTTCTTCCTGTGTAATCACCTTCGGCATCTTCGTTTCAACCCTGAGCCGAAGCGTGCGGACCTCTGTAGTCCTGTTCCTGGGGATTGTGGGAGCGCTCGTCGCCGTTCAGGTGATTCATGGGACGCTCACCCAGGTGGAGGAGGCGGGCCTGTCACTGCCGGTGGTCTATCTCAGAAACACCTTGGGTATCATCAACAGCGCAGTAAAGTGGGTATCACCCTTCTACTACCTGAACGAGGGGATGGAAGCCGTCTCCATCGGCAGTTTCACAAAGTACGCCCTTAGCGGGGGTGCCTCGCTCGTCTACTCGGCGGCTGCCCTCTTGCTTTCCACCTTGGTGCTCAAGAGGAAGGGAGTCAGGAAGAGTGGGGGGATGTAG
- a CDS encoding ABC transporter ATP-binding protein: protein MIRTSNLGKRYGDFWAVRDLNLNVKAGEIYGFLGPNGAGKTSTILMVLGIIRPTTGKLTLFEEGDASRLDIRRRIGVVSESQFFYPEMTMGEYLDFFGELYRVEGRKQRIMQLAERVDLAHVLDRRLGTFSRGMQQKVGFLRALLHEPELLILDEPVSGLDPMGIRQVRDLIEEENRRGKTVFISSHLLSEIEKLCHRVGIMNNGRLLAEDRMGRLVRRLTQEIELELELAGKGAAEGVDAVKDLDFVRFASGEGGFLKVKIATDRDYRLDLVQVLISRGLVPVGIQMRGMSLEDAFITITKENIPLLAAGNG, encoded by the coding sequence GTGATTAGAACGTCCAATCTGGGCAAAAGATACGGTGACTTCTGGGCGGTCCGGGATCTGAACCTCAACGTGAAGGCCGGCGAGATATACGGTTTTCTGGGTCCGAACGGCGCGGGGAAGACGAGTACCATCCTGATGGTGCTCGGCATTATCCGGCCCACCACGGGGAAACTCACCCTTTTCGAGGAGGGAGATGCCTCGAGGCTGGACATACGCCGCAGGATAGGGGTGGTCTCGGAGAGCCAGTTTTTCTACCCGGAGATGACCATGGGGGAGTATCTCGATTTTTTCGGGGAACTCTACCGGGTGGAGGGGCGGAAGCAGAGGATAATGCAACTGGCAGAGCGGGTAGATCTCGCTCATGTACTCGACCGGCGGCTGGGAACGTTTTCCAGGGGGATGCAGCAGAAGGTGGGATTCCTTCGGGCCCTTCTCCACGAGCCGGAACTGCTCATCCTCGACGAGCCGGTTTCGGGGCTCGACCCCATGGGGATCCGCCAGGTGAGAGATCTCATCGAGGAGGAGAACAGGAGGGGGAAAACGGTCTTCATCTCCTCCCATCTCCTCTCAGAGATAGAGAAGCTCTGCCACCGGGTCGGGATCATGAACAACGGGAGGCTTCTGGCAGAAGACAGGATGGGCCGTCTCGTGAGAAGGCTCACGCAAGAGATCGAGCTCGAGCTGGAACTGGCCGGCAAAGGGGCGGCGGAAGGGGTCGATGCCGTCAAGGACCTTGATTTCGTCCGTTTCGCCTCGGGGGAGGGCGGCTTCCTCAAGGTGAAGATAGCCACGGACCGGGACTATCGGCTGGATCTTGTCCAGGTCTTGATCTCTCGGGGACTGGTTCCGGTGGGAATCCAGATGCGGGGGATGAGCCTCGAGGATGCATTCATTACCATCACAAAGGAGAATATCCCCCTTCTTGCAGCGGGAAACGGGTGA
- a CDS encoding carboxypeptidase regulatory-like domain-containing protein: MTLKRFHFYLAVIVAVAGLAALGVFRHGSGREGCIAGTVTDALGGGPVYKARIVVDGRSTIRYRDKNFRITRLKPGSYELKVTAPGYALAQIGVVVGRGTTRVEVPMRGERIPGLDHILVFADSVKNRGIELEIRFVSKDGTGIRHYPRLPVTMDARLCVRLGDERSYARGRLIYSGPVDLYWDQKAVLARNRGIIPKEKLNLDPAVEGTYGVLDVVLHTPQGDFRDTRADVLLEW; encoded by the coding sequence GTGACTCTGAAGAGGTTCCATTTCTACCTGGCCGTTATCGTCGCCGTAGCAGGCCTGGCAGCCTTAGGGGTGTTTCGCCACGGTTCCGGGCGGGAGGGGTGCATTGCCGGAACCGTAACGGACGCTCTGGGGGGCGGGCCTGTTTACAAGGCGAGGATCGTGGTGGACGGGCGGTCCACCATCCGTTACAGGGACAAGAACTTCCGGATAACTCGGCTGAAGCCGGGGTCCTATGAATTGAAGGTGACTGCTCCGGGATACGCACTGGCGCAGATTGGGGTCGTCGTCGGACGGGGAACCACCCGTGTGGAAGTACCGATGCGGGGTGAGAGGATTCCGGGACTCGACCACATCCTTGTTTTCGCGGATTCGGTGAAAAATCGCGGGATCGAACTCGAGATCCGATTCGTCAGCAAGGATGGTACCGGAATAAGGCATTATCCCCGGCTTCCGGTGACCATGGATGCCAGGCTCTGCGTCCGGCTCGGTGATGAGAGGAGTTACGCCCGGGGAAGGTTGATCTACTCGGGGCCGGTGGACCTCTACTGGGACCAGAAGGCCGTGCTGGCGAGAAACCGGGGTATAATCCCGAAGGAGAAGCTCAACCTGGATCCTGCAGTCGAAGGGACGTATGGGGTGCTCGATGTGGTTCTTCACACCCCCCAGGGTGATTTTCGAGATACCAGGGCCGATGTCCTTCTCGAGTGGTGA
- a CDS encoding C_GCAxxG_C_C family protein — MPGMVLETVKVKEEVLTRAYELGLLYEKSYHGCAQCTVAAIQDALEIRDDDLFRAANGLAGGLGSSSKGTCGSLAGGVMIISSLCGRSRDQFDDPGRIRERAYRLARRLLERFEAEFGSGMCGEIQRRLMGRSFDLLDPQDKEIFMKAGGERIHCPDVVGKGGRWAVEIILDEGLVGGK; from the coding sequence GTGCCGGGGATGGTCCTGGAGACTGTGAAGGTGAAAGAAGAAGTTCTCACCCGTGCGTATGAACTCGGACTTCTGTATGAGAAGAGCTATCACGGTTGCGCCCAATGCACTGTTGCGGCGATTCAAGACGCCTTGGAGATCAGGGACGATGACCTGTTCAGGGCGGCCAATGGACTGGCAGGCGGGCTCGGATCGAGTTCGAAAGGAACCTGCGGTTCCCTTGCCGGAGGCGTGATGATCATATCCTCTCTTTGTGGAAGATCGAGGGACCAGTTCGATGATCCGGGCCGTATCAGGGAAAGAGCGTATCGACTGGCTCGGAGGCTTCTCGAAAGGTTTGAAGCCGAATTTGGCAGCGGGATGTGCGGGGAGATTCAGAGGAGACTGATGGGCCGTTCCTTTGATCTGCTCGATCCTCAGGACAAAGAGATCTTCATGAAGGCCGGAGGCGAGCGGATCCACTGCCCGGACGTGGTGGGGAAGGGAGGCCGCTGGGCCGTCGAGATTATTCTGGATGAGGGGTTGGTCGGCGGGAAGTAA
- the lpdA gene encoding dihydrolipoyl dehydrogenase, whose product MTKRLIIIGGGPGGYVCAVRAAQLGAQVSVVEKGELGGTCLNRGCVPTKTLLHSARVYKALDSLRSLGIYCTPGEVRFDKMVENKNAVVRNNVSGIGNLFKKNRIKTIKGRGRLLDPGTVEIEGEDGKLARETADSVVIATGSEPLVPGFIRLDRDRVITTTEALNLDHVPGSIAIIGGSVSGCEFASLFGQLGSEVTLVEMLDRLVPTEDSEISRRLEGSLRVLGVKVKTRTAIKAVERRYPDGSVRLITEKDDPIEADYCLLAMGRRLNTEGIGLEEVGVAFSPKGIVTDQRMETSVKGVFAVGDVTGKVLLAHVASQQGIVAAENIMEKDAAMGYSAVPDFIYTEPEIASVGMTEQEAADRGVEVLKGKAIFKANAMAHAMGNTTGFVKCLVARKTGKILGIHIMGPHATDLLAEGVAMVGTGMTVEEVKGLIHPHPTLSETVKEAVLASIGQAIHG is encoded by the coding sequence ATGACCAAGAGGCTTATCATCATCGGTGGCGGGCCGGGCGGATATGTCTGTGCCGTCAGGGCTGCCCAGCTCGGCGCACAGGTTAGCGTGGTCGAAAAGGGAGAGCTTGGTGGGACCTGTCTGAACAGGGGATGTGTTCCCACAAAAACCCTGCTTCACTCGGCCCGTGTCTACAAGGCGCTCGACAGCCTCAGGAGCTTGGGGATCTACTGCACGCCTGGGGAAGTCCGTTTCGACAAAATGGTGGAGAACAAGAACGCCGTTGTACGAAACAACGTCTCGGGCATAGGAAACCTTTTCAAGAAGAACCGGATCAAGACGATCAAGGGGAGAGGCCGCCTGCTCGACCCGGGGACCGTGGAGATCGAGGGGGAGGACGGCAAGCTGGCAAGGGAAACGGCCGATTCGGTGGTTATTGCCACCGGATCAGAGCCCCTCGTGCCGGGATTTATCAGGCTTGACCGGGACCGGGTCATAACTACCACGGAGGCCCTCAACCTCGACCACGTGCCGGGGAGCATCGCCATTATCGGCGGGTCTGTGTCCGGATGTGAATTCGCCTCTCTCTTCGGTCAATTGGGCTCGGAGGTCACTCTGGTCGAGATGCTCGACCGGCTTGTTCCCACAGAGGACTCCGAAATCTCACGGAGACTCGAGGGCTCCCTGAGGGTTCTCGGGGTCAAGGTCAAGACCAGGACCGCCATCAAGGCGGTGGAAAGGCGTTATCCGGACGGCTCGGTCCGGTTGATAACGGAAAAGGACGACCCCATCGAGGCCGACTACTGTCTTCTTGCCATGGGGCGGAGACTCAACACCGAAGGCATAGGCCTCGAAGAAGTGGGAGTTGCCTTCTCGCCCAAAGGGATTGTCACGGACCAGCGCATGGAGACGAGTGTGAAGGGAGTCTTCGCCGTCGGAGACGTGACGGGGAAGGTCCTGCTCGCCCACGTGGCGAGCCAGCAGGGTATCGTGGCGGCCGAGAACATCATGGAGAAGGACGCCGCCATGGGCTACTCGGCGGTCCCGGATTTCATTTACACAGAGCCGGAAATCGCGAGTGTGGGGATGACGGAGCAGGAGGCGGCAGACCGGGGCGTCGAGGTTCTGAAAGGCAAGGCGATTTTCAAGGCCAATGCCATGGCCCACGCCATGGGGAATACAACCGGATTTGTGAAATGCCTCGTGGCTCGAAAGACCGGCAAGATCCTCGGCATCCACATAATGGGCCCCCATGCGACGGACCTTCTGGCAGAGGGTGTTGCCATGGTGGGAACGGGGATGACAGTGGAAGAAGTGAAAGGCCTGATCCATCCCCACCCGACCCTCTCGGAGACGGTCAAGGAGGCGGTTCTGGCCTCGATCGGCCAGGCGATTCACGGCTGA